A region of the Bacteroidota bacterium genome:
CGGGCTTGAACCTAAAGGTTTTGGATGTTTATTTGCTAAAAATACGTCTTCTGTTTGTTTGATAATTATTAACTTGTATAACTGCATGCTTTACAAATAAAATTAACATCTGTTAAATCACTTAAAGCATTAATAAAATAAAGGCAGGAAGGAAACAGGTTTACATTGTACTATCAAAGTACTCTATTAAAATAAACGATATGAACCATAAGGCCGAATTTTATAAAAAACTTCCCTCTGGCTATATAAAATGCTTGTTATGTCCTCATTATTGTGTTATTCCGGAAGGGGGAAAAGGCATTTGTTCAGTTAGGAAAAACGAAAAAGGAACCTTAATTGCCGGGAGTTACGGAGTGGTTTCTGCTATGCACACAGATCCCATAGAAAAGAAACCACTATATCATTATAAACCCGGGAGTAAAATATTTTCCATAGGTTCTGTTTCATGTAACATGAAATGCATATTTTGTCAGAACTACGAAATATCTCAGGAATTCGACAAATATTCTGTATTGCCAAGATACAGTCCCGGTGAGGTAGTTAAAAAGGCGCTAAATCATAAAGAAAATATCGGAATAGCATTCACATATAACGAGCCAACAATATTTTTTGAATTTATGCGTGATATTTCTGTTCTGGCACACAAAGAAGGTTTAAAAACTGTCATGGTAACAAATGGTTTTATTAATCAGGAACCATTATATGAACTAATGAAGTTTATTGATGCTTTTAGTGTTGATCTTAAGGCATATACCGGGAAGTTTTACAAAGAAATTTCTGAAGCCGGGCTTGAACCTGTAAAAGAGACTTTAAAAACCCTGAAACAACATAATAAATTTTTTGAAATAACCTACCTTGTAGTTACGGATCTAAACGATGATCCCGATGACTTTACAAAGATGATAGACTGGATCTACAAGGAGTTAGGAGATGATATCCCTCTACATATTTCGAGATATTTTCCTTATTATAAGCTTGATAATGATGCTACACCCCTTGAAACTCTGTCAAATCTGTTCAGAATAGCTAAAAGCAGGCTTAAATATGTTTATTTGGGAAATGTTCTATATGGATTTGAAGGTATTAACACCAATTGTTACAAATGTAATTATGAGGTTATTACCCGAAACGGTTATGATGTTACTATAAATGGCTTAGATAAAGCAGGGAATTGTAAAAAATGCGGCACATTTTTATCGTTCGAGATGTGAAAATTTACTGTAATAATACCAGTTATAAATTAAAATTATTGGACAAAATAAACTCAATTTTCTTTCCAGTAAATTTAAATCACAACTGGTATAACTATAACATAAAACATTAAAATACTCAGGCATTAGCCCGAAACTTAAAAGTTATGAAAACCAGAAAACCGGCAGTTGATGGCAGTTTTTATCCATCTGAAAAAGATAAATTAAATGAGGAAATTATAGAGTTAATAAATACAGAGCACAAAGGTTTTAATAGTTTGCCTGAAAATAAAACCCTTATTGGAGGCATAGTTCCACATGCCGGAATCCAATATTCCGGTCGTGAGGCTGTTCATTTCTTTAATTTAGTAAAACAAACAGGAATAAAATACGACACCTTTGTAATTTTACATCCTGATCATTCGGCTTACGGACCTGATATAGCCCTCGACGATAACGACTATTGGGAAACACCGTTGGGAAAAATAGAGATAGATAGCAGTATGGAAAATCTGCTAAATATAAGAAAGTCGGCGAAATCTCATGAATTTGAACATTCTGCCGAAGTAATGCTCCCTTTTCTTCAGTATTTTCTCGATTATAAATTTAAGATACTTCCTGTTATTATCGGCAGGCAAAATATTTCAAATGCCAAACTTGTTGCCGGAGAAGTGTTCAGGGCGGCAAAAGAGCTTAAGAGAAAAATTCTTATAATTGCCTCCAGCGATTTTTCACATTATGTTACTCCCGAATATGGCGAAAGAATGGATAATCTGGTCATTAATGAAATATCGCGCTTTGATTCAGAGAGTATTTATAAAGTGGTTTATGAAAATAATATATCAATGTGCGGATACGGTCCTGTTATGGGACTTATTGAATATTCGCTTTTGTATTCTCAAAATCCTGAGTTCAAGATCTTAAGAAGGGGACATTCGGGTGAAGTAGCTCCAATGAAAGAGGTTGTTGACTATGTTTGTGGCATAACTTACTGCGATAAAGCATAACACAGCCGAAAGGTTTATAAATTTCCCGACCTGCATATCGTCTTCTTACTCTATTTATTTGTTGTCTATTGCGATACAATCGCTCGGTTGCGGTGTTTGCGGGGGAAAATATCATGTGTTACTATATAATGATAGCCTGTCACATAATATCCACCATAATCAACAGGTCGAGGAAGAAATATTAATTGCATTTAAAAAAAGGGAAGTAGTGGTAAACACTAACTTCCCTTCTTGTATTAGTATATAATGATATAAAAATCAGAATTTCATTTTCAGTTCTAATCCATACATTCTGTAAGCAGGTGGAGATGCAACAAATTCAAAGTTTCCGGCTCCAATTAAATTGTTTGCATAAACTCCGATATCCAAGTGTTTCCAAACTTTATATCCTGCATTTATGCTTAAGTAAGTTCCTCCCAGCGGACCGTAATTCCATTGTACTCCAACTCTTTGACCTTCAACTACAGGATCTCCTCCATAAGTGAGGTCCTCATTTGTTGCGGCAGAAACATTATTTCCCGAAAAGAAATCATACTTCTGAACAAATCTTGTCATCACAGAACCGTAGAATTTGCCAAAGTTAACACTGTAGGTAATACTTATCTTGTTCTTAGATGTATTGATTGGTAAGTCGGTTTGTGTAACCTTCCCGTCACCGTTACCGTCATTATTTATATCCTCGGTGTCGAGTTTATAATCGAAGAATGAATAGTTAAGTTTGATATTCATGTTGTCGTTGATATAATAATTAAATCCGATATCAGAACCGTAGGTGTCAACATTACCATAGTTGAAGTAGGTTAGTATATATCCTTTGTCTATCTGAGTGAAGTCGGAAAGAGGTTTATCTCCTTTGTGAGTTACGCCAATTACGGGCAGAAGAGGACTTAAGAAATCTTTAGATTTGTTGTAATATGCATTAACGTCGATAAAAAGTCTCCCTTTAGCCAGGTGTCCTTTGTAGCCAACTTCAAATGTTTGTACCGTTTCAGGTCGTAGAGGATCAACTTTCGATCCGTCTGCTTTGGTGAATCCATCGGCATTTCCCAAA
Encoded here:
- the amrS gene encoding AmmeMemoRadiSam system radical SAM enzyme, giving the protein MNHKAEFYKKLPSGYIKCLLCPHYCVIPEGGKGICSVRKNEKGTLIAGSYGVVSAMHTDPIEKKPLYHYKPGSKIFSIGSVSCNMKCIFCQNYEISQEFDKYSVLPRYSPGEVVKKALNHKENIGIAFTYNEPTIFFEFMRDISVLAHKEGLKTVMVTNGFINQEPLYELMKFIDAFSVDLKAYTGKFYKEISEAGLEPVKETLKTLKQHNKFFEITYLVVTDLNDDPDDFTKMIDWIYKELGDDIPLHISRYFPYYKLDNDATPLETLSNLFRIAKSRLKYVYLGNVLYGFEGINTNCYKCNYEVITRNGYDVTINGLDKAGNCKKCGTFLSFEM
- the amrB gene encoding AmmeMemoRadiSam system protein B, encoding MKTRKPAVDGSFYPSEKDKLNEEIIELINTEHKGFNSLPENKTLIGGIVPHAGIQYSGREAVHFFNLVKQTGIKYDTFVILHPDHSAYGPDIALDDNDYWETPLGKIEIDSSMENLLNIRKSAKSHEFEHSAEVMLPFLQYFLDYKFKILPVIIGRQNISNAKLVAGEVFRAAKELKRKILIIASSDFSHYVTPEYGERMDNLVINEISRFDSESIYKVVYENNISMCGYGPVMGLIEYSLLYSQNPEFKILRRGHSGEVAPMKEVVDYVCGITYCDKA